TACAACTACCGTTGCAGTTTCTGCTGAGGGAGAAGAGGGCGCTCTTGTTTATTTAGATGGAATTTATTTGGGTAAAACTCCGTTAAGTGGCAAAAAGTTTCCTGTCGGGAAAAGGTCATTATTTATCTTTAAAGAAGGGTTTCATCCGCACAAACAAGAAATTCAATTGGAAAAAGGGAAACCTTTTCAAATAGATACCAAACTTTCTCTCAAACTTAGTAATTCGTTTATATCTGTGCATTCGAATGTGGAAGCAGATGTTTATTTGGGAATTCAATATTTGGGAAAAACACCGTTAGAGCGTATCGCTATCCCTTCTGGTATGAATCGATTGAGGTTGTCCAAAGAAGGTTATATCGATTACTTTCGTGGTATTGATGCACAAGACAACGAGGAAGTTGTTGTTGATGTCGTGATGAGAGAAGGTAAAACGGAAGTTTATTATAAAAATAAACAAAATGTTTTTTTGGATCATACTTATAAAGATTTTGCCACTTATTCTTTGTATGGTTCCCTTTTATTTTATGCGAGTTATGTATATCTAAATTATGCTTCTAGGCAGGCATATTCTGCAGCAAGATCTGATGTCACTCTTGTTAATGCAAATGCTATTTCTTCATTTTATCGAAATAATCCAGATGAATTCTTCTTTTGGTATGGGGTGCAAAACCATATAATTGATGATGCTGAATCAAAAGCTAGAAGTTTGAAACGTGTTGCGGGAACTTTGCCAATGGAAAACCGCAAAGATCGGCAATTGGTCGCAGGTCCAATGGTGATTTTGATGGGACTTATGTTGGTATCGGCGGCCACTTTTTATGTTTTGGGTCTCGATGAAGAAACTATAGAATTCGGTTATTTACCATTAAACCCTGGGTCAGCCAGTTACGGACAGACTTCGCGAGAAGGATACGGGTATATGCAGTTTAACGTTCGCTATTAAGAGTAATAAACCAAGGGTTCTCTTGCTTTTTTATTCTTTCGCTAAACTGATATTTGGCGTTAGTTTATGTTTTTGTATTATGATTCGTTTTGACGGGGTTTGCATCGATTGAAAGACGATTTTGATTTTCAAGTATTATTACCTGATGAAAATGACACAATTCAGATGATTGCCAATTGGTATTTAGATGAATGGCAAATTCCAATAGAAAAGACGATTTTAAAATTGGAATCGATTACACTTGATGATTCTCAGTTTCAAGTCATAGCAACTCATGGTGGTCGGCCGGTTGCAACTGGTGGGGTCTATCATCGAGTTGGGTTATTAGAGAAAGAGCCAAGGTTTGCTATTCACCAACACTGGCTTGGGTTAGTTTACACGATTCCTGAATGGCGCCACAAAGGTATTGGTGCAGAACTTTGCCGTCAGATTGAAGTGATGGCTAAGAATCGAGGTATCAATGAAATTTATTTATTTTCGGATACTGCTGTATCATTATATAACCGACTTGGTTGGATAGAAGTAGAGGTCGTTGTGTTTGGTCACAGAACCGTGACTGTGATGAAAAAAGAAATTTGATCTTGTAGTTGTTCATTTGCGAGGTGTGCTTTATGAAGAATATAGTCTCCGCGCTTTGATTAGGGTGGGGAACTAGACCCGCCACCCAATGACTTCCTTTTAAACAAGGCCTCATTCTTGAACTTAATTTCTATTCAAGGAGACTTTTGATTTCTTTATCATTTTCATTAGAAGCCAAATCTTTTGCAATTTGACCGAAGCGATTTTTTATATCTTTATTAGCGCCGTTTTTTAGAAGGAATTTGATCATCGGAATGTTTTTTTTACCGACTGCCCAATGTAGGCAAGTTTCATTCTGGTCTGTCACATCATTGATATCCCACTTTTTCAGTGAATAAATATATTGAAAAAGTTCGAAATCGTTTCTTTTGGCCGCCAATAATAATGGTGTCCAACCAAAAATATCCTTCGAATCCAAACTTACTTTTTTAGAGATAAGATACTTCAGTATTTCAGTATTCGATTCTAGATAAAAAGCTTGTATGAGTAGGTTGGAATTATGAGTTACAATTCCGTTTTGATCTGTTACTAGAAAGTCTTTGTTGATTGCCCCTGTGTCGAATAATTCTTTCACTTTGAGTAAATCATTCTTTTTGATCGAGTTTAAAATGAGTATCTCGGGAGCTGAGTCTCCACTAAAAGTAATATCCCTGATTTCTATATGAGGTTGTTTATTTTTTATTGTATAGGATACGGAGTACACATAGTAATTATCCCGAATAAAATCTTTTGAAAATGTTTG
This genomic stretch from Leptospira meyeri harbors:
- a CDS encoding PEGA domain-containing protein, with the translated sequence MKHRISALLIILCLVSNTLPLFSIDDYYNFPKQSYKGSVTYETSRNLCLFSFLAVTPDPTKEYLNKGIPSVLLSELRNLEYTYVEYPKPNIVYHSFGESPEKTLQEKIDAESLNVKRKKKEINDEKDLEDLRSGKKQLAPEKDPRYIKITIKQLFDKKAPTPDESFGLASKLNCDYIITGSFEVRDNELFTKVYLFDDFEGKIIPFEHKTSVIRAYQEMGPLGESIREKLQGKDTTTVAVSAEGEEGALVYLDGIYLGKTPLSGKKFPVGKRSLFIFKEGFHPHKQEIQLEKGKPFQIDTKLSLKLSNSFISVHSNVEADVYLGIQYLGKTPLERIAIPSGMNRLRLSKEGYIDYFRGIDAQDNEEVVVDVVMREGKTEVYYKNKQNVFLDHTYKDFATYSLYGSLLFYASYVYLNYASRQAYSAARSDVTLVNANAISSFYRNNPDEFFFWYGVQNHIIDDAESKARSLKRVAGTLPMENRKDRQLVAGPMVILMGLMLVSAATFYVLGLDEETIEFGYLPLNPGSASYGQTSREGYGYMQFNVRY
- a CDS encoding GNAT family N-acetyltransferase, which produces MKDDFDFQVLLPDENDTIQMIANWYLDEWQIPIEKTILKLESITLDDSQFQVIATHGGRPVATGGVYHRVGLLEKEPRFAIHQHWLGLVYTIPEWRHKGIGAELCRQIEVMAKNRGINEIYLFSDTAVSLYNRLGWIEVEVVVFGHRTVTVMKKEI
- a CDS encoding ankyrin repeat domain-containing protein, coding for MIVNDGIPFIFLQMYKFTLILFFILNCASTSKPLIIEQAKVGENCKVKDGNVINPDFSVERFGVYFQGCFDKLDSNESVLSFVFSRIKGTFNVNINTNGSVRSNSNSVALVDKSNSTTSVKTNSKTLVQTFSKDFIRDNYYVYSVSYTIKNKQPHIEIRDITFSGDSAPEILILNSIKKNDLLKVKELFDTGAINKDFLVTDQNGIVTHNSNLLIQAFYLESNTEILKYLISKKVSLDSKDIFGWTPLLLAAKRNDFELFQYIYSLKKWDINDVTDQNETCLHWAVGKKNIPMIKFLLKNGANKDIKNRFGQIAKDLASNENDKEIKSLLE